The following are from one region of the Geoalkalibacter subterraneus genome:
- a CDS encoding DEAD/DEAH box helicase produces the protein MTFSDLKLSEPIQRAIKACGYTEPTQIQARSIPEIIAGRDVMASAQTGTGKTAAFMLPVLEKLSTVRKGPKGAPRVLVLTPTRELASQVTEATRTYGRFINMRSAVILGGVPYGPQFRDLSRPIDLVVGTPGRLIDHLERGSLDLSRLEFLILDEADRMLDMGFKEDVEKITAAAPAARQTLLFTATLDRPMADLARRLLKEPVRIDIAGKKVTHEHIVQHLHVADGLEHKKRLLCHLADDKGMTCAIIFSATKAGADTLARDLTRSGHRAAALHGDMSQGARNRTVGDLRRGKIRLLVATDVAARGLDVSGISHVINFDLPQAAEDYVHRIGRTGRAGASGIAISFAAGDEAIRLQRIERYIGQALAQSVIPGLEPTRPLRNARPAGNGKKRFGSKPAGRSDKSGRKPWERKTRRDAKGPVIEYRSRKNESRG, from the coding sequence GTGACTTTTTCTGACCTGAAATTGAGTGAACCTATTCAACGCGCCATCAAAGCCTGCGGCTATACCGAGCCGACCCAGATCCAGGCGCGCTCCATCCCTGAGATCATCGCTGGTCGTGACGTAATGGCCTCCGCCCAGACCGGGACGGGCAAGACGGCCGCTTTCATGCTGCCGGTGCTGGAGAAGCTCTCCACCGTGCGTAAAGGTCCCAAGGGCGCCCCTCGTGTCCTGGTGCTGACACCGACCCGCGAGCTGGCTTCCCAGGTGACTGAAGCGACCCGCACCTACGGGCGATTTATCAATATGCGCAGCGCCGTGATCCTCGGTGGAGTACCTTATGGCCCGCAATTCCGTGACCTGAGCCGGCCTATCGATCTGGTGGTCGGCACGCCGGGCCGACTGATCGATCATCTCGAGCGCGGCAGCCTCGATCTGTCGCGGCTGGAGTTTCTGATTCTGGACGAGGCCGACCGTATGCTCGACATGGGCTTCAAGGAGGATGTGGAGAAGATCACCGCCGCAGCTCCCGCCGCCCGCCAGACCCTGCTCTTCACTGCCACGCTCGATCGCCCCATGGCGGATCTGGCGCGCCGACTGCTCAAGGAGCCGGTGCGCATCGATATCGCGGGCAAGAAAGTGACCCACGAACACATCGTGCAGCATCTGCATGTCGCCGACGGCCTCGAGCATAAAAAACGCCTGCTCTGTCATCTGGCCGATGACAAGGGCATGACCTGCGCCATCATCTTTTCCGCGACCAAGGCGGGGGCCGACACTCTGGCGCGCGATCTGACACGCAGCGGTCACCGGGCTGCTGCTCTGCACGGCGACATGAGCCAGGGGGCGCGCAACCGCACCGTGGGTGATCTGCGCCGCGGCAAGATCCGCCTGCTGGTCGCGACCGACGTTGCGGCGCGCGGCCTCGATGTCTCCGGCATCAGTCATGTCATTAATTTTGATCTGCCTCAGGCCGCCGAGGATTACGTACACCGCATCGGCCGCACCGGCCGCGCCGGAGCTTCCGGGATTGCCATCTCCTTTGCCGCCGGTGATGAGGCGATCCGCCTGCAGCGCATCGAGCGCTATATCGGCCAGGCGCTGGCGCAGTCGGTGATTCCAGGTCTTGAGCCGACGCGCCCGCTGCGCAATGCCCGCCCCGCTGGAAATGGTAAAAAACGCTTTGGCAGCAAGCCTGCCGGCCGCAGTGACAAGAGCGGCCGCAAGCCCTGGGAGCGTAAGACCCGCAGGGATGCCAAGGGCCCGGTGATCGAGTACCGCAGC